Genomic segment of Desulforegula conservatrix Mb1Pa:
AAAATTTCAGATGCCATTGCGCTTGGCAAAAAGGTTGACGGACACGCCCCCCTTCTTGCTGGCAAGAGGCTTTGTTCATACGTTTCGGCAGGAATCGGAAGCGATCATGAGTGCTCTATGGCTGACGAAGCCATGGAAAAAATCCGTATGGGCATGCATATAATGATAAGGGAAGGCACCTGCGCCAGGAATCTGCAGGAACTTCTGAAGGCCGTCAATCCAGGTACATCCCGGAGAATGATGTGGTGCACAGATGACAGGCATCCCCATGATTTGTTGGATGACGGCCATATTGACGCCATAATTAGAAAAGCCATAAAAAATGGTCTTGACCCTGTGACAGCCATTCAAATGGCAACGCTTAATCCCGCAGAATATTTCGGTTTGAGAACTCATGGTGCGATAGCTCCTGGAATGAGGGCAGACATAGTATTTTTTAAGGATCTGATGGAGCCTGTCCCTGAAATAGTTTACAGCGGAGGAAAAAAGGTCGCTGAAAAAGGGGCGATGCTTGAGAGCGTTGTTTTCCCCGAAGCAAGCAATACTCCACCTTCCATGAACGTGAAAATTGAGAATCTGGATCTTAAGGTAAAGGCTGAACCTGGAAAAATAAAGGTGATAACTTCCGAGGTGGATCAGCTTATTACTGGAATTGAAATGGCAGAGCCCCTTGTCAGGGAGGGTCTTGTTGTTTCAGATCCAGAGCGTGATATTCTAAAGATAGCTGTGGTGGAAAGGCATTCTGGCAAGGCTGGGACAGGAATTGGATTCATAAAGGGATTCGGACTCAAGAATGGGGCCATGGCTTCAAGTGTCTGTCATGATTCCCACAATCTTATTTCAATCGGTACATCTGACGAAGACATGAAGGCAGCCATTGCTGAAATTATTCGAATGGGCGGAGGGCTTGCCGTGGCATGTAATGGTGAGATTGCCGCCTCTCTTCCGCTTGAAATGGCAGGACTGATGTCTTTTGAATCTGTGGAAGATATAAGGACAGGGCTTGATGCTGTCCTTGTTGCTGCCAAAACGATTGGGGCAGTGATGAAAGACCCTTTCATGACCATGTCTTTTATGGCTCTTCCTGTAATACCCGAGCTTAAGATAACCGACAAAGGGCTTGTAGATGTGAACTCTTTTTCAATAGTAAGTCTTTTTGGGCCTCAATGTTGTTGAATTAACGATTTCCCGTAGGGGGCGTGCCGTCCTTGCACGCACCATCTGGTTGAAAATGGTGCGTGGAAAAGCGCCACGCACCCTACTTTTGCATTATCCCCGGATGTTCCAATGCTTATAAAGCTGGTCTGTTATTCTGAAAGAGTATCGCTTGATGACTTGCCGGACTTCTTCAGAAGAGCTGAAACATCAATACCTGGCAGAAGCTTTGTCAACATGCCCATAAGTCCGTCAGTTGCGTTGCCTCCGCCTGCCACAAGAACATCCGGGACAATCTTGATTTTGCCTTTTTCTATGGATGAAGAAATCAGCTCCACGATCTTGATCTGCTTGATGGCATCTTCGCCAATGGCCGCCTTCTGTTTGCTGTAGGCCTGGGCAGTCGCCTCACCTATAGCGGCAATCTTGGACGCCTCGCCGTCACCTATGGCTATCAGGCGCTTGCCTTCTCCGGCTCCTTCAAGGGCTTTTGCCTCTGCCGTACCTTCGGCAAGGGTGATCATTTCCATTTTCTTCTGGGACGCCACTTTTACCGCAATTTCCGATGCAACCAGGGTGGGCTGCTGATCCGCTGTGGCCCTCATCTTTTCCATCTCGGTTCGTTCAGCCTGGGATTTCTGCTCCATCTTGTACATTTCCTGCTGCTGTTCAGCTATGATGCGCTTGGTCTGGGTCTGCATAAGATCTTCCGGAAGACGGATCTGGCAGATAAGGACTGATACGCATTCCACATGGTATCTCTCAAGATCTGCCCTGGCCCTTGTTTCAGCCTTTGCCTGCTCTTCGGATCTGCTCTGGAGAAAATTCATGGCTGAAGCCGTGGATGCCTGATTCCTGAACGACGAGTCTATCATAGGATGAATAACGTGTTGAATGAGGTTGTCTATGGAGCCGACCTTGGCCACCATGTATGGCGCCTGATCCGGCCTTACACGAATAACCACCTTGACTGCCACCTGAATTGGAAAACCGTCCTTGGATATGACGGTCAACTGGTCAAAGCGGGTGTCGTCCTGATCGTCCCAGTCTATGGTGATGTTTGTGGTGTCAATGATATACACCATAAATGCCCGGCGGTTGAGGTAATAGCGGCCAGGCCCGGCCACTTCTTCCTGAATTCCCCTGAAACCTTTTGGTACGACATATTTTTCTTTACCCTCTTCAACGGAAGCGCCGATCTGGGTTGATCCGAGACGTTTTTTCATCTCTTCAGTGGGATCATCGCCGACGTTTGATACGACAACTCCGACCTGACCACGCTCAATTACTGCGACATCATCGACTTCCACGCTGAACATGAATGGGTTGATGTAATATGTTCCGGGTCTGAGAACGTCAAGCTGGGGGCCACGTTGCCCCTGCTTGGACAGAAACGCTGAGCCGTCCTGATAATCATTATGGCCGGTGATGGGGCAGGCCACATATTCACGTTCAGGCAATGGAATACCGTCAAGAGCTGTGACCAGACCGACCTTGTTGGCTGCTATGACAACGGCCGGCGCGATCTGTATCTGAAAAAGATTGAGATTGATACGGTATGTTCCGGGCAGAAGCACATCGATCTGAGGGCCTTTCTGTCCGCCATTTTTAAGGAACGCTTCGCCATTTTCATAGTTTGAATGCCCAGGAACACTTTGTGCCAAGAGTCTGCCCATGGGTATTGGAGCTCCGTCCTGGGCTGTGACCATGCCGACTTCACCCTTGGCGATTACCACGGCCTTGGTATTGGTCACCTTGAAAAGATTTGGATGAATACGGTAAACACCTGGAGGAAGGATTTCAGTCTGAGGCCCTTTCTGGCCCCCATTTTTGATGAAATCAGCACCTGACTGGAATGAATTGTGGCCAGCCACAACATTTGCGAAAATGCGGCCAGCAGGAATTGATGTGCCGTCAGCCGACTCAATTAAGCCGATCTCACCTTCGCTGATCTTGGTGGCCTTGTTTTTTGTCACCTTGAACAGATAAGGATTGATACGATAGTTTCCAGGCGGAATGATTTCAATCTGAGGCCCTTTTTGTCCTCCATTTTTGATAAATGCTTCTCCGTTCTGAAAAGATGAGTGCCCTTCCACGGCCTGGGCAAATATCTTTCCTTCAGGAATGGCCACACCGTCCACAGACTCAACAATCCCTATTTCGAAATCCTTGATTGAGGTCACTGCACCCATGGTCAGCTTGAACAGATAAGGGTTGATACGGTATTTACCCGGAGGCAGCACCTCGATCTGAGGCCCTTTCTGTCCGCCATTTTTTATGAATGCCTCGCCGTCCTGATAGGAATTATGGCCTGCCACAACAGCGGCAAAGATATTTCCCGCAGGAATGGATGACCCGTCCACTGATTCGATCAGTCCGATTTCATTTTCCAGAATTTCTGTAAAAACGCTTTTTTTCGCCTTGTAGATAAACGGTATCAGGAAATGCAGACCAGGGCCGAGCGTCCTAGCCTGAATACCTACTTCATTGCCAAGCGCAACAACCCTGCCCTGGGGCATTTTCCGGCCAAACCACCGGCGCTCGATCAGGGCGATTTCATTACCTCCCACCACGACCACAGACGCATACAGCAGAATGGCAAAACAAACTGCCAGGGCCGCATACTCCCAGTTAATCGATAAAATAAAATCAAAAAAAAACATAAATGCCTCCTCTTTATTTCATGAATTTAAACAATGCTTGTTCAGTTTCTGAATGAAATTTTTAGATTAAAATCAGAGCCAAGGTTGTAGAAATATTTTGGTTTGGGTTTAGAGCTAACGCAAGGTTTTGCCGTTACTGCTTGTATGGGAAATCGGTACATTTTCTTACCTGCCATACTTTATATGAAGGCCATCCACGTAAGCAAGGCAAAAACAAGAGAATGTAAAACAAGCTCGTAAAAATTATATGATACCCAAGAAGTATGGTCTTTGTTGATTTATAATGATATTTTGTTGAATGTGTGGTCTTAACATACAGAAATAATTGTGTATGACGGTTTTGTGACTACAAATCAATATTTGTTAAAATTGTTACTTAAAATTAAATATGCGGGGTGCGCAATGAGGCTTCACTGGGTTCAGCATGTGCCTTTCGAGGGATTGGGGCATATCGGGGCATGGGCAACAACAAAAGGGTTCAGCGTTTCAGTAACAAAAACATATGAAGATGCATCTTTCCCTGAAACTGATGGGATCGATCTTCTTGTGATCATGGGCGGTCCCATGGGTGTTTATGATACTGATGTTTACCCTTGGCTTGCCCCTGAAAAGGGTTTCATCGGAAAAGCAATAAAAGATGGCGTTAAAATAATCGGAATCTGTCTTGGGGCGCAGCTTATTGCCGATGTTCTTGGCGCAAAAGTTACTCAAAATCCTGAAAAGGAAATAGGCTGGTTCAGATTAAATACTGAAAAAAAATATAATGGCCTGCTTAAAGGCCTGTTTGATGATTCTCCAGAAGCCTTTCACTGGCACGGCGATACCTTTGCTATTCCATCCGGAAGCGAGCTTGTCTGTTCAAGCGAAGGATGTGTAAATCAGGCCTTTGATTATCAGGACAGGGTTTTTGGTCTGCAATTCCATCTTGAAACAACACCATCTTCTGCCCAGGATCTTATCATGAACTGCGGCGATGAAATAAAAGCTGGTGGCAGATATATTCAGTCTGAAAAAGAGGTTGCAGCAGATTCATCAAAATTTCAAAAACTGAATACTATCATGGAAGATGTTCTTGAGAGAATTATTGCTGCGGTATGATTGTGACTTTGGTCAAATATTTTTTAATGTGCGAGGCATACAAAAACCTGTTTTTATTGAACTTGCAAATGGAATGATATTATGAAAAACAGTGTCACTTGATTTGAAATAATTCACTTATTTGAATAAAAACAGGACTTGAAGATATGAAAGAAAAAAATCAGAAACCTATCTGGTTCAAGGAAGACGGCATTGTCTGCGCCATTGATCAGAGGCGGTTGCCCCATGAGTTTACCGTTCTTGAACTTAAAACCGTAGACGATGTAATCCACGCCCTAAAGACAATGGTTGTCAGGGGCGCTCCTTTGATTGGTCTCAGTGGCGCATGGGGAGTTTATATCGCTGTCTTTTCTGCTCCTGTTTCTGAAAACAGGGAAGAATATATAAAGTCAGAATGCCTCAGGGTAAAAAACGCAAGGCCTACGGCCGTCAATCTCGCATGGGCTGTTGATATGTGTCTTGAAGCAGTTCTTGAGGAAAAAGATCCTGCTTCCCAGCTAAGAATTGCAAAGGAGAAAGCTCTCTGGGTTGATGATTATGAATCAGAAAACTGCCGAAAAATAGGCGTTAACGGACTGGATATCATTAAAAAGATTTCAGAGGCAAAAAAAGGAAAGACAGTAAATATCCTCACCCACTGCAACGCAGGCTGGCTTGCATGCATTGCCCACGGTACGGCAACAGCTCCTGTCTACGCTGCATTTGACGCTGGAATCGATGTGCATGTCTGGGTGGATGAGACTCGTCCTTTAAATCAAGGCTCAAGGCTGACAGCGTGGGAGCTTGGTAAGCACGGAGTAAAGCATACTGTGATAGCAGATAATACCGGCGGCCATCTCATGCAGCATGGAATGGTCGATATGGTCATTGTAGGCACTGACAGAACAACCCGTGCAGGAGACGTGGCAAACAAGATAGGAACCTACCTCAAGGCTCTGGCAGCAAAGGATAACGGAATTCCATTTTATGTCGCTCTTCCTTCTTCGACCTTTGACTGGACAATCACAGACGGATTGAAAGATATTCCTATAGAAGAACGTAATCCCGATGAAATCAGATATGTGCAGGGATTTAATGACGGAAGGATAATTAGTGTCCTTGTTCCGCCCGAGAACAGTCCTGCCGCAGATTATGCCTTTGACGTAACGCCTGCAAGACTTGTTACCGGCTTTATCACTGAAAATGGCGTTTGCGGGGCAAGCGAGAAAGAAATTCTTTCATTATTTCCAGATAAAAAGAGATGATTTAAAATGATTTTGGTTCTGTTTTATTTTCGTTTGCGAGAGCCTTCGGCGAGTCGCTTTTTAAAAAAGCTCCGCAAAAACTTTATGCTTATGTGTTTTAGCGAATAAATTATGCAAGCATAGCTTGGAAACGCCAATTTTTTCGTTCCTAAAAATAAGACTGAAAATAGAGCATAGCCACGAAAATAATTTTGGGTTGTTTCAGGAAGTGCGCCGGTGAGCGGAAAACAACCCGGTGCACTTCCTTATTGTTTTTTAACAGAAGGAGAGGGAATCTGTTAAAAAATGTAAGTATATCTTGCTCCGAAACGGCTTGTTTTTGAGCCGTTTTCCACGCTCAAGTCTTCGAGGTACTGGAGAAGAAGTCTTTGTTTTGGCGCCGGTGTAACTCCAAGTGTAAACTGAAGAGAGTGGGTTTCAGCCTCATCATCCATTGCGACATCTGCCACTGTGGTTTCCCCGCCTTTTTTGTAATAGTGGTCGAGTGAAACAAGCACGGTTTTGCTTATGTCATAGCTAAGATGGGTTTCCATTGCGAATGTCGGATCTTTTTCAAGAGTCGCACTGGCAGCTCCTGAATCACTGTTGTCAGTATAGAATTCAATATAAGGTGAAAGCTCAAGATAGAAATCACCCCAGCCTTTAACGAATCCAATCTCTGATTTGAAAGCCCATTGATTTGCCCCCATATTGAGGACTCTTTTATTGTCATACTCACCCAGCGGCATCTTGAACCATTCAGTTATACCAAGCCATGTTTTTGTCTCCGGATTACTGATGGGCCATATGCCTGCAAGGATTGTGGGGTCTGCGAGTCCTGACGAAGAAAACGATTTGTTGCCTACGCTGGTACCGTCAACTGTTATGTCTCCAAATGGTATTAGGGCCTGGATTGTCGCAGGCATGGAAGCAAGGGTAGTGTAATAGACGGGCCTGAATATCTGGGTATTTGCTGAAAGATTGAAGTCGTCAGCAACCTTGTCGCCATCTTTGTATTTTTCAAAACCCGAAGTGTGCCAGTAATAAAAAAGAACGCCAACCGTATCAGCCGGTGCAGGAATATATCCCCTTGTGTCACCAGCCATTGAGGCTGTCCACGTTGTAGCAAGGATAAGGGTGGATAACAGGAACGATTTTGTGAAAGACGTAAATTTATTTCTGGCCATGTAATACTCCTCTCTTGAATTCTGGTTTGTTTAAGTTTCAATCAAATTGTTATCATCCGAATGATTTGGACAGGCCTGTATAGTCAGGCCTGATTTTTCCTTGGATTGGAAACCGATTTAGTTGCTTAATTAGCCCGGTTTTTTATGTGAATAAGACTGATGCTCGACGCCGGTTTTATCGTCTGTAAAAAAAATCAAAATCCAGGAAGGAGATTGAGGTTGTTTTATGCAAACGGTGTTTTGTTTACAGACAATAATAAACTTAGCAATACGCATGCCGGATTAAAGTGAATGAAGCAATTTATACTTTTTAATCATAAAAAGCCATACTAAAGCCCGCTTTTATAAGTCTGTATAGGCTATGGGCATATTCGGAAAAACGTTGCGAATAGATTTGTCACGTTGTTTTGTCGCCATATGGTTATTTATTGTCGTATTATTAGACAGAAGAGGGTTGAGATATTTGGAATAATAGAATGCTATTTTCCATAAAGCGATTAAATCTCTAATGAGATGTAAAGGTGTTATGGGTAACTGAAAAGATTGGATGCAGGATCAATCAAGTCCTTTTTAGTTTTTTTTGCGAGTCCATCAGATACTTCAGGTTTCCGGCCTGCGCCGGAATGACGGTAATAGGACTGTCAGGATTGATAAATAAAAAAAGCCCTGCCTTTACAGCAGGGCTTTTTAAAATCTGATATTCAAACAGATTCAACTAAAACAATCTGGCTATACGCAACCGGTTGGTTTTGGGAGACCAGCCATTTTGCAAGCTCCTTTTCCTGGTCCTGAAGGGAACAGTTCATAGATGTGCTTAAGCTTGAAACCTGTGAGTTTTGAAAGAACGCGAACCATTGGTGCAATGCCGTTCTTCTTGTAGTAATCCTGAAGAACGTTAATTACCTGCCAATGTTCGTCAGAAAGAGTTTCGATACCTTCTTCCTTTTTGCAGTAATCAACCCACTCTGCAGTGTAGGTATTGAAATCTTCGAGGAAACCATCCTCATCAACTACGAACGTCTTGCCCTGAAAATCTACATTTGTTGCCATGATCTCTCCTTTTTAGTTGCTGCCGCATGAGCTTCCGCAGCTGCAGCCAGAGCATCCGCCACTTTCAAACTTCATGGGCGAGTTCACAGAAAAACCGTCCGCTTCTGTGAATTCAACGGATATTGGCTGAGCAGCAGCAAAAAACTCTTTTTCAATTATATAGGTTATATCTTCTATTTTTATGACCTCGTCGCCTTCGCTGAGTTCATCAAAAGCCATAGCTATCTGTGGGCCACCACATCCTCCGGAATGGAGAAAAATTCTTACAGGAGCCGCGTCCCTGTTTTCAAGAAAAATTTTTATCTGTTTTGTGGCAGCTGGTGTAACAGTTAACATTTTGTTTCCTGATATCGGATAGTTGTTAAAAACCTTGGCACCAGGGTGCTTCAGGAATGAATCCAAGAACTCTTACACTATTTATTTCTGAATGCAAACAATATATGCCTTTATAGCTCATGACTCTTTGAAAAAAATGAATAACCCGGATAATTTAAGTGTTTGTCTTTCTAAAAATGGCCACTGGCATTCAAATATGTATTTAAGAATCATTCATCCATTACCATGCCCGTGTTATTGAATACGGATTGAGCATCTATCGGTTTTATTCCATAGGAACAGTGCCGTCCTTGCTTTTTTTCATTTTTTCCATAAATGCGTCCGGGGATAGCTTTAAGACTTTTTTCCTTGCATCTTCTTCCTCTGCTTTTACCTTGGCATTTCTTTCAGATTCTTCAATTTTGATGGCTTCTGTATCAAACTCTTTTATCAGCTTTGCTATTTGAGGATCTTCAGGCATTTCAAGGGCAAGTGTAATATTTTCAAGTGTACAAGATTCGGGGATATTTTTTTCATTCAAATGTATTTTTAACATTCCGATACTTTCGCCGGACATGCTGTTTTGCACCATATAAGTATTTTTGATAAGTCTGGGCTCGAAGCTCAAATGCCGTCCATGCCCTGCTATTGCTACAAAAACTTTTTCCAGATCATTCATTTCCAGATAGTTTTTTGTCGCGTCGTCTCCCAGATGGGAAAGCAGAATTGAAAAATCTGCTTTCTTGTTCATTTCGGAAAGGGCTTTCTGCAATGCTCCATTCATGTCTCTATTAATTGAAACTTCTTTATTGATTGCTTCATCAGTAAAATATATGGAAGGAGTGATGCCTGTAATGCCAACTTTTAATCCGTTTAAATTAATGATTTTATATGGTTGGATGATATTGCCTTCATTTTTGCTTTTTTCTTCAGGTAAGCTTATATTGGCTGATACAAAGGGCAGTGAATTCTTTTTCGCAATCCCAGTGAAAAACTGTTTGCCAAACCCAAGATCATAATCACCGATATTGACGGCGTCGTATTTCATTATACCCATTGCCGTTGCTATGGTTTTGGCCCTTAGCTCGCCCGGGTTTTTATTTTTAAGAAACATGTCACCGCAATCAAGAACCAGAACGTTTTCGTTTTCCTTGCGGATTTTTTCAATAAATGCCGCCCTTCTTGATATACCGCCCTTTCTAGGGCTGCAACCACATGGCTCAATGGATCCGGCTGTGTCACCTGAAAACAAAATAACAAGATCATTAGACTTTGCATACGACGGGGCTTGAAAAATTAATAAGCATAAGGCTGACAGCGCGGACAGGATAATCATTTTTTTCATGGAAGACCTTTCTCCTATAATATGTTTTGTTAGCCAAGTGAAGGAACTTGGTTGCAGCTCTCCCGAATAAAAAAGGATATTTTCCGTTTATAGAAAAATATCCCTCTTTTAATTTAAATCCGAGCTTTCATGAACAGATTTTCTTAACTATACGCAACCTGTCGGTTTTGGAAGTCCGGCCATTTTGCAAGCTCCCTTTCCTGGTCCTG
This window contains:
- the ade gene encoding adenine deaminase, encoding MSLEKFIKVALGDSPADLLLKNCMIINTFSSEVLKGSIAICEDRIAGLGEYEALEVIDMKGMFAAPGFIDAHVHIESSMAGPAGFAKAVLPHGTTAVVADPHEIANVLGSKGINYMLDSSEGQPMSFYFALPSCVPATHMETSGAVLDAEDLRNFYRHPRVIALAEVMNYPGVINCSVDILDKISDAIALGKKVDGHAPLLAGKRLCSYVSAGIGSDHECSMADEAMEKIRMGMHIMIREGTCARNLQELLKAVNPGTSRRMMWCTDDRHPHDLLDDGHIDAIIRKAIKNGLDPVTAIQMATLNPAEYFGLRTHGAIAPGMRADIVFFKDLMEPVPEIVYSGGKKVAEKGAMLESVVFPEASNTPPSMNVKIENLDLKVKAEPGKIKVITSEVDQLITGIEMAEPLVREGLVVSDPERDILKIAVVERHSGKAGTGIGFIKGFGLKNGAMASSVCHDSHNLISIGTSDEDMKAAIAEIIRMGGGLAVACNGEIAASLPLEMAGLMSFESVEDIRTGLDAVLVAAKTIGAVMKDPFMTMSFMALPVIPELKITDKGLVDVNSFSIVSLFGPQCC
- a CDS encoding SPFH domain-containing protein; the encoded protein is MFFFDFILSINWEYAALAVCFAILLYASVVVVGGNEIALIERRWFGRKMPQGRVVALGNEVGIQARTLGPGLHFLIPFIYKAKKSVFTEILENEIGLIESVDGSSIPAGNIFAAVVAGHNSYQDGEAFIKNGGQKGPQIEVLPPGKYRINPYLFKLTMGAVTSIKDFEIGIVESVDGVAIPEGKIFAQAVEGHSSFQNGEAFIKNGGQKGPQIEIIPPGNYRINPYLFKVTKNKATKISEGEIGLIESADGTSIPAGRIFANVVAGHNSFQSGADFIKNGGQKGPQTEILPPGVYRIHPNLFKVTNTKAVVIAKGEVGMVTAQDGAPIPMGRLLAQSVPGHSNYENGEAFLKNGGQKGPQIDVLLPGTYRINLNLFQIQIAPAVVIAANKVGLVTALDGIPLPEREYVACPITGHNDYQDGSAFLSKQGQRGPQLDVLRPGTYYINPFMFSVEVDDVAVIERGQVGVVVSNVGDDPTEEMKKRLGSTQIGASVEEGKEKYVVPKGFRGIQEEVAGPGRYYLNRRAFMVYIIDTTNITIDWDDQDDTRFDQLTVISKDGFPIQVAVKVVIRVRPDQAPYMVAKVGSIDNLIQHVIHPMIDSSFRNQASTASAMNFLQSRSEEQAKAETRARADLERYHVECVSVLICQIRLPEDLMQTQTKRIIAEQQQEMYKMEQKSQAERTEMEKMRATADQQPTLVASEIAVKVASQKKMEMITLAEGTAEAKALEGAGEGKRLIAIGDGEASKIAAIGEATAQAYSKQKAAIGEDAIKQIKIVELISSSIEKGKIKIVPDVLVAGGGNATDGLMGMLTKLLPGIDVSALLKKSGKSSSDTLSE
- a CDS encoding type 1 glutamine amidotransferase, giving the protein MRLHWVQHVPFEGLGHIGAWATTKGFSVSVTKTYEDASFPETDGIDLLVIMGGPMGVYDTDVYPWLAPEKGFIGKAIKDGVKIIGICLGAQLIADVLGAKVTQNPEKEIGWFRLNTEKKYNGLLKGLFDDSPEAFHWHGDTFAIPSGSELVCSSEGCVNQAFDYQDRVFGLQFHLETTPSSAQDLIMNCGDEIKAGGRYIQSEKEVAADSSKFQKLNTIMEDVLERIIAAV
- the mtnA gene encoding S-methyl-5-thioribose-1-phosphate isomerase; its protein translation is MKEKNQKPIWFKEDGIVCAIDQRRLPHEFTVLELKTVDDVIHALKTMVVRGAPLIGLSGAWGVYIAVFSAPVSENREEYIKSECLRVKNARPTAVNLAWAVDMCLEAVLEEKDPASQLRIAKEKALWVDDYESENCRKIGVNGLDIIKKISEAKKGKTVNILTHCNAGWLACIAHGTATAPVYAAFDAGIDVHVWVDETRPLNQGSRLTAWELGKHGVKHTVIADNTGGHLMQHGMVDMVIVGTDRTTRAGDVANKIGTYLKALAAKDNGIPFYVALPSSTFDWTITDGLKDIPIEERNPDEIRYVQGFNDGRIISVLVPPENSPAADYAFDVTPARLVTGFITENGVCGASEKEILSLFPDKKR
- a CDS encoding transporter; amino-acid sequence: MARNKFTSFTKSFLLSTLILATTWTASMAGDTRGYIPAPADTVGVLFYYWHTSGFEKYKDGDKVADDFNLSANTQIFRPVYYTTLASMPATIQALIPFGDITVDGTSVGNKSFSSSGLADPTILAGIWPISNPETKTWLGITEWFKMPLGEYDNKRVLNMGANQWAFKSEIGFVKGWGDFYLELSPYIEFYTDNSDSGAASATLEKDPTFAMETHLSYDISKTVLVSLDHYYKKGGETTVADVAMDDEAETHSLQFTLGVTPAPKQRLLLQYLEDLSVENGSKTSRFGARYTYIF
- a CDS encoding TusE/DsrC/DsvC family sulfur relay protein, with translation MATNVDFQGKTFVVDEDGFLEDFNTYTAEWVDYCKKEEGIETLSDEHWQVINVLQDYYKKNGIAPMVRVLSKLTGFKLKHIYELFPSGPGKGACKMAGLPKPTGCV
- a CDS encoding IscA/HesB family protein; this encodes MLTVTPAATKQIKIFLENRDAAPVRIFLHSGGCGGPQIAMAFDELSEGDEVIKIEDITYIIEKEFFAAAQPISVEFTEADGFSVNSPMKFESGGCSGCSCGSSCGSN
- a CDS encoding bifunctional UDP-sugar hydrolase/5'-nucleotidase translates to MKKMIILSALSALCLLIFQAPSYAKSNDLVILFSGDTAGSIEPCGCSPRKGGISRRAAFIEKIRKENENVLVLDCGDMFLKNKNPGELRAKTIATAMGIMKYDAVNIGDYDLGFGKQFFTGIAKKNSLPFVSANISLPEEKSKNEGNIIQPYKIINLNGLKVGITGITPSIYFTDEAINKEVSINRDMNGALQKALSEMNKKADFSILLSHLGDDATKNYLEMNDLEKVFVAIAGHGRHLSFEPRLIKNTYMVQNSMSGESIGMLKIHLNEKNIPESCTLENITLALEMPEDPQIAKLIKEFDTEAIKIEESERNAKVKAEEEDARKKVLKLSPDAFMEKMKKSKDGTVPME